GTCAATCGCCGCCTGCTCCACCGCGTCGAGCCTGGACCCTCCGAGGCTCATGCTGATGACCACCGGGCTGCTGCCGAGCGCGCCGCTCCGCTTCAAGTCGGTCACGTAGACGATGCCGTGCGCGACGACCGAGGACCAGCCGAAGCCGGCCTGGTTCAGCACCTTGACCGGGATCACGATCGCCTTCGGCGCGGCGCCGCCGATGGGCGCGCCGCGGAGGCTGTAGCCCAGCACCGAGCTCGTAACGTGCGTGCCGTGCGAGTTCTGGTCGTGTTCCCACTGGTTGGGCGCAATCGAGACGCGGCCGGCATCGGCGCCGCCGCCGCTGAACGCGACGGCGTGCTCGGTCGCGATGCGCTGCTCCGGGAAATACTGCCGCCAGCTGTCGAGCAGCCCGGTGTCGAGCACCGCGACGTACACGCCCTGGCCGTCGTACGCGACCGTGCGCGCGGAGGGCGGGTTGACGACGTCGATCGCGTCCTGATCCCAGGTGCTCGCCCCGCCCGTGAAGTCGGACACGGCGACCGTATCCACCGGAGCGCCCTTTCGCTCGGCGTCCGGGTTCGCCGCCGCGACGTAGGGCAGCGCCGCGATCTCGGGCAGCCGGTCCTCCGCCGCGCGCATGTGCACGACGTCGATTTCGTCGATCGAGTCCAGCACCGTACCAGAGCGGCCGAGGTCGCGCAGGATGTCCGGCGTCGCGTCGGTGTTCAACAGGACATTGACGCCGATGACGGGGCCAATCGCGGCAGCCGGCGACTGCAGCCATGGCACGCCCGCCCCTGCGCCCACGAGCAGCATCACGAGAACGAGAATCCCCTTCTTCATTGGAACGCCTCCCCCAAAAGGTGCCCGATCCTATGCCCTGCCGGGGGCCGGCTGCAACGGGTTTATCGCCTGGCGCGTGCCGTCAGATGTCGGCCCTGGACAAGCGGCGTGAGGCGAGCCAGGCAGGCACCAGGATCCAGAGAAGCGTTGAGGCCACGATCAGGAGGGCCGCGGCGGGCGCGCCGCCGGTGAACCGCAGGAGGGCGAGCGAGGAAGCGCCGAACGCCGCAGTGCCCTCGATCGCGAGCAGCGTGCCGGTCCGAAGTGCATCCACTGGGTTGACGAGCGCCGCCACGATGAGCAGGCGCGACGCATGTCCGGATCGCAGCAGCGACGCGATGCCGATCGCCACCACGTCGAACAACACGACGGCCGCGAACCAGACGACGATCGCCAGCGCGAGCGCGCGGGTACGGCGCTGCCCGAAGGTACCGGCGCAGATGAGCGCGGCGATGGCGAGGAACACGGCGGTGAGCGCCGCCGACATCGCGACGAGCGCGGCGAAACTTCCCAGGCCCTGCTCCCCGGCCTGGCTGTAGATCGCCAGCCCGGCCGCGCCGAACCCCATCCCCTGCGCGGCGACGAGCGCCTCGAACAGGCCCAGCATCGTCCCGAAGAGCACCGCGGAACGGGAGACCGGCTGCGAGTAGAGCAACTCCGCGTTGCCGCGATCCGGCAGCAGCGCCATCACCCCGAGCAGCAGCGCGCTGAGCGGCACGAGGAGCAGCACGAGCTGCACGAGCGAGACGGTGGCGCGGGAGAAGTCCTGCACGCCGTACCCGCCCGACAGGATGTAGCCGGAGCCGGCCACCGCGAGGGCAAGCGCGGTGAAGACGGCGGTGAAGATCTGCGTCCACCGCGAGCGCACCGCGAGCGCGCGCTCCTGCGCCGCGCAGAGGCGCACGATGGATAACGGGGTCGGGAGCCTTTTTTCGATGGCGTTCATTTGATGAGGCCCCCACCCTTCTTGCCAAACACCTCGTCGAAGGCCAGCGGAGTACCGCTCCCGTCGGGATCCGCATCGCGCGAGGCCGGGTCGGCGAACGCGATGATGTGCGAGCCCATCGGCGTGCTCACCCGATCGTTGCGGACGTACACGGCCTTGTCGCGGGGCACCCACGCCTTCGTGCGGTGATCGGCGACGTAGGCCACCGCGTCCCCGCCGAGAGCGTGCCGCGAGAGATAGTCGCGCAGGCATCCGATGTCGTCGAAGAACCGCGGCTCCTCCCCTTTGGCGGCGATCTGCCCCGCGAAGCGGACGTCCGACACGGTCATGCGGCAGTGCGCGCACGCGTCGTTCCTGGTGTCGACGCTGGCCGGCTGCTGCGTGGCAGACGAGCACCCGAGCATGACGAGCCATGCCACGCAGCCGAACACGAACGGTCTTGCGGTCATCGGTGTTCCTCCACCAGCTCGCGATAGAACGCGTCGAGCCGGCCTTCTTCCGCGGTCAGCCCGCGGATGGGGATCCCGGCGCTGCGGATCACGTCGAGCACGCCGGGGCGCGCGGTGGCTGGGCCGGGCACGATCATCTCGTTCGTCGCCGGGAGCCACTGCGCGCCCCGCGCGACGGCCTGCACGCGCGCGAGCAGATCCGCGGTGCAGGACTCGACGCGCACGCGCATCACCCCGCGATCGGAGAGCCGCTCGGCGAGTTCGCGCTGGCTGAAGCACCCGGCAAGCCGGCCCGCAACCAGCACGGCGAAGCGATCCGCCAAGCGCCCGGCGTCGCCGAGCTGATGGGATGTAAACAGCACGGTCTTGCCCGCCGCCTTGCGCCGCTCGACGAGTCCGTAGAAGGCGGAAAGCCCGTCGGGGTCCAGCGCGGCGGTGGGCTCGTCGAGCAGAAGGACAGGCGCGTCCGGCAACATCGCGACGGCGAGCCCCAACCGCTGGACCATGCCTCCGGAATACGTGCCCACCAACCGTGACGAGGCGCCGTTGAGGGACGCGAACTTCAGGACGGCGTCAACCCGCGCGTGGGACTCGTCGCGCAGCGCCCGGTAGAAATCGACGACCTCGCGACCCGTGAGCGCGTCGGGAAACGTCACCTTCTGCGGCAGAAACGAACACGCCTTGCGCGCGGCGGGATCGGACGACGGCCCGGGCGGATCGCCCACCAGCACTTCACCCTGCGTGGGCCGAATCAGTCCTGCCGCCGCCTTGAGCGTCGTCGTCTTTCCTGATCCGTTGGGCCCGAGCAGCGCGACGACTTCACCCGCGCGCACCTCGAGCGTGAGGGCCTCGACCGCGACCTGCGCGCCGAACCGCTTGCCGAACTCCTGGAATCGAATCATGCAGCGCCTCGCAGCACCCACGCGCCGAGCGCAAGGACGAGCGCGGACGCGCCGAGGCCCGCATAGTTCTGCCGCCGTTCGGCACCGCCGGCGCGGGGCACGTCGGGCAGCGCGGGCGGCCTTGCGAGCGGCGCCTCCTCCGTCACGCGGAACGGCTCGAGCACCGGGAACGCCGTCTCCGCCAGCGAGAGCGCGATCCCCGCAAAGCCGTCCACGTACAGATCCGCGGCGGTCAGGTTGCCGCGCATGTGATCGAACACGCTCGTGAGACGGTACGGGCGCTCCGTGCGCCCGTCGCCATCGAGGTCCGGTTCCGCGTGCCCCGACCAGTAGTTGCCGCGGAAGACGGCGTCGAGGCGCCTGCCGGCCAGCAGCAGGGGCGACATGTTGCCGACAAACGAGTTCCCCTCGAAGCGCGTGGCTCTCGCGGAATCGAACGCCACGATCGCCGCGTCAGACTGCGCGATGATGTTGCCGCGGAACACGACACGCTGCGTGCCTTCCAGGAAGACACCCCGCGCGTTATCGGCGATCAGGTTGCTCTCCGCGAGCACGTCATCGCACTGCTGGAGCAGCAGCCCGACCGACGCGAACCCGCGGTTGCTGATGAACTGGTTGCGGCGGAACAC
This portion of the Acidobacteriota bacterium genome encodes:
- a CDS encoding S8 family serine peptidase, with amino-acid sequence MKKGILVLVMLLVGAGAGVPWLQSPAAAIGPVIGVNVLLNTDATPDILRDLGRSGTVLDSIDEIDVVHMRAAEDRLPEIAALPYVAAANPDAERKGAPVDTVAVSDFTGGASTWDQDAIDVVNPPSARTVAYDGQGVYVAVLDTGLLDSWRQYFPEQRIATEHAVAFSGGGADAGRVSIAPNQWEHDQNSHGTHVTSSVLGYSLRGAPIGGAAPKAIVIPVKVLNQAGFGWSSVVAHGIVYVTDLKRSGALGSSPVVISMSLGGSRLDAVEQAAIDYAIGHGVLVVAAAGNEGDQGMSYPGAYPPVISVAASGWIGEWVGGRTWWRGNVPDPTNPADFYITDFSSREKAGQDLDVAAPGSWVVGPFQTQSGQTSYFFLGGTSMATPHVSGIVALMLQKNPALVQAGVEGLLESTAIALPAGCRTVARPSGPAQNICWGADATGAGLATAQNALAAIP
- a CDS encoding ABC transporter permease subunit; the protein is MNAIEKRLPTPLSIVRLCAAQERALAVRSRWTQIFTAVFTALALAVAGSGYILSGGYGVQDFSRATVSLVQLVLLLVPLSALLLGVMALLPDRGNAELLYSQPVSRSAVLFGTMLGLFEALVAAQGMGFGAAGLAIYSQAGEQGLGSFAALVAMSAALTAVFLAIAALICAGTFGQRRTRALALAIVVWFAAVVLFDVVAIGIASLLRSGHASRLLIVAALVNPVDALRTGTLLAIEGTAAFGASSLALLRFTGGAPAAALLIVASTLLWILVPAWLASRRLSRADI
- a CDS encoding nitrous oxide reductase accessory protein NosL; translation: MTARPFVFGCVAWLVMLGCSSATQQPASVDTRNDACAHCRMTVSDVRFAGQIAAKGEEPRFFDDIGCLRDYLSRHALGGDAVAYVADHRTKAWVPRDKAVYVRNDRVSTPMGSHIIAFADPASRDADPDGSGTPLAFDEVFGKKGGGLIK
- a CDS encoding ABC transporter ATP-binding protein; translated protein: MIRFQEFGKRFGAQVAVEALTLEVRAGEVVALLGPNGSGKTTTLKAAAGLIRPTQGEVLVGDPPGPSSDPAARKACSFLPQKVTFPDALTGREVVDFYRALRDESHARVDAVLKFASLNGASSRLVGTYSGGMVQRLGLAVAMLPDAPVLLLDEPTAALDPDGLSAFYGLVERRKAAGKTVLFTSHQLGDAGRLADRFAVLVAGRLAGCFSQRELAERLSDRGVMRVRVESCTADLLARVQAVARGAQWLPATNEMIVPGPATARPGVLDVIRSAGIPIRGLTAEEGRLDAFYRELVEEHR